AATAAGCACCATCATTATTCTAATAACTTGTTTCCCTTGTCTAAAAAATCAGGTAGGGAAAATTTTTCCCAATCACAGGTATTTAGAACCTGCAAACAAAGCGAGGACCCAATGAAAAAAGTATTATTTGTATTAACAAGCCACGGAGAAAAAGGGAACGCCGGTTCCACTGGTTACCATTTGGGAGAAGTAGCTCACCCATGGAAGGTCTTACACGATGCCGGTGTGGAAATGGATTTGGTCAGCCCGAAAGGGGGTGAACCTCCTGTGGATGGATTTGATTTGGAAGATGCTGCCAACAAAGAATTTTGGAACCATCCCCTTTACCGGGAAAAACGAATTCATACCAAGTCTCCAAAAGAAATTAAGGCAAGTGACTACTCTGCCATTTATTTTGCTGGCGGACACGGGACCATGTGGGACTTTCCAGACAACGCAGAACTGCAAGGCCTCACAAGATCCATCTATGAATCAGGTGGGATTGTGGGAGCCGTTTGTCACGGTCCCTCGGCCCTCGTCAATGTCACTTTGTCCAATGGTTCCAAACTGATTGCGGGAAAACGAGTGAATGGATTTTCCAACGAAGAAGAAGAAATCGTGAAACTTGAAGGAGTGGTTCCTTTTCTTTTGGAAGACAAACTGATCGCTGCCGGTGGTCAGTATTCCAAATCAGCACCTTGGAACTCTCATGTAGAAGTAGACGAAAGGCTTGTGACAGGACAAAATCCGCAATCGGCAAAAGCTGTTGGGGAGGTCATTCTTAGTTTATTAAAAAAATAAGAACCACCGTTTCGCAAGAATTTGTTTTTTTAATCAGGGTTTTGTGGAAACACGAGGCCCTTTGTTTTTTTTCTCCTTAAGACCTAACATATCTTTGGCAATTCCAAATACATCTTTTACCGATTGGAACCGGTGTTTTTTTCCCGTTGGGTCATACACAAATCCAATGGTTTTCATCTCAGGGTTCGCATTCCAATACCCATGTCCATGAATCTTTGTTTGTGACTTTGTAAACACTTCCCCTTTTCTGGTTCCACTAAAAAACATAGATTGCGAAGTCCGTAAAAGTCCCAGGGCACTAGGATGGATTTTCTTTTGAAGGCAACAATTCTCCTCGTCTTCTGAGGTTTGCTTTATTTCTTCGCCTAACAAAACACTAGTGGCAGAAACCCACTCCGCTCCTGGACAGGCCAAAAGAATTTCCGAAACAAGGGATTGGATTTCCGAGTCAGTAAATTTTGCATTCGCACCGGGTAAAAGGATGGCGGTTCCTCCGGAACTTTTAAAGGTGAGATGAAAACTTCCCTCTTCATCCCGAATGTATCCTTTTTGTTTTAAAACCACATTCGGTGCGCAAACAACATCGGCAGAATGAAACCCGTGATCAGATACAATCACAAGTCCCGGACCTTTGGGTGAAAATGCTCCCACAGACTGTAAAAAATCAAAAATGGCTTTGTCCAATTCCAAAAGTCGGGAAAGGGCTTTTTCCGATCCTGGCCCAAACCCATGGTGGTTGGTATCCAAATCCGTAGTGTATACAAACATCAGATCCGGTTTTTTATTTTGAAAGAGCCAAGTGGCTGTTTTTAATTTCACTTCATCTTTTGAGACGTCATTTAACGGAGCTCCTACCGCAAGTTCCGCTTCTTTATGGAGATTCTTTGTGGAAAGCACACGAAGGAGTTTGTCATCCTCTGGGATTTTTTTTCTCCAATATTGGGGAAGATTCCAATCAATATTTGCGCCCACAGTGACAGGCCAAAACACATTAGCAGTGGTTTTGCGATTCTCCCTTGCCAAATCCCAAAGTGTTGGACTAACGATGTCTTCGGTATACCACATCCATCCCCCATCATTTTTCTCAAAAGGATCGGACAAGGTATTGTTAAAAATTCCATGTTCTGCCGGATCTTTACCCGTCACCATAGAGGTATGTGCCGGATACGTTACCGAAGGATTCACTGTGGCAATTTCAGAAACTCCATACTTTTGGAAGATTTCACTTAGATGGGGAAAATAGGAATGGTATTTGGGATCAGATACGTAGTAAGCAGGAAATCCATCGATAGAAAGAACAATGGTTTGGCGAATTTTTTTGGGTTGGCTCGCATTTTTTTTCCATGGTTTAGTGGATTTTGCATCTAAAGACTGAAAAACAAATAGAAGCAAAAGGAATCCAAAAGTCAAAAATGGATATTTCCTGATTTGTTGAGAATTAGAAATACCTACAATCGTTCTTCCATTGAAAAAGTTTTTGTCCGGGCAGTTATGGAAACACCT
This genomic stretch from Leptospira meyeri harbors:
- a CDS encoding type 1 glutamine amidotransferase domain-containing protein; this encodes MKKVLFVLTSHGEKGNAGSTGYHLGEVAHPWKVLHDAGVEMDLVSPKGGEPPVDGFDLEDAANKEFWNHPLYREKRIHTKSPKEIKASDYSAIYFAGGHGTMWDFPDNAELQGLTRSIYESGGIVGAVCHGPSALVNVTLSNGSKLIAGKRVNGFSNEEEEIVKLEGVVPFLLEDKLIAAGGQYSKSAPWNSHVEVDERLVTGQNPQSAKAVGEVILSLLKK
- a CDS encoding alkaline phosphatase family protein; the encoded protein is MTFGFLLLLFVFQSLDAKSTKPWKKNASQPKKIRQTIVLSIDGFPAYYVSDPKYHSYFPHLSEIFQKYGVSEIATVNPSVTYPAHTSMVTGKDPAEHGIFNNTLSDPFEKNDGGWMWYTEDIVSPTLWDLARENRKTTANVFWPVTVGANIDWNLPQYWRKKIPEDDKLLRVLSTKNLHKEAELAVGAPLNDVSKDEVKLKTATWLFQNKKPDLMFVYTTDLDTNHHGFGPGSEKALSRLLELDKAIFDFLQSVGAFSPKGPGLVIVSDHGFHSADVVCAPNVVLKQKGYIRDEEGSFHLTFKSSGGTAILLPGANAKFTDSEIQSLVSEILLACPGAEWVSATSVLLGEEIKQTSEDEENCCLQKKIHPSALGLLRTSQSMFFSGTRKGEVFTKSQTKIHGHGYWNANPEMKTIGFVYDPTGKKHRFQSVKDVFGIAKDMLGLKEKKNKGPRVSTKP